In Dromaius novaehollandiae isolate bDroNov1 chromosome 14, bDroNov1.hap1, whole genome shotgun sequence, a genomic segment contains:
- the LOC135329938 gene encoding acyl-coenzyme A synthetase ACSM3, mitochondrial-like codes for KPENPALWWVSGDGEEVKWSFEELGVLSRQAANVLSGACGLQPGDRVIWILPRIPEWWLLNVACMRTGTVPIPGRQQLTAKDILHGLQKSKAKCVITDGSVAPAVGSGGPEWQSLKAKLLVSEGHREGWLNFRELLKHAPSDHHCVTTKRQDPMAIYFTSGTTGAPKRTAHSHSSYGIGLTVSGRYWLDLTPSDIFWNTSDTGWAKSGWSSIFSPWIQGACVFAHKMPRFDPSIVFESLSRFPITVFCSAPTAYRMLVQHRLSSYKFRSLRHCVSAGEPINPEVMGEWEEHTGLDIHEGYGQTETVCSDTLQLQQ; via the exons aagcctgaaaaccctgcattgtggtgggtaagcggtgacggagaagaagtgaagtggagctttgaagagctgggagtcctgtccaggcaagcggctaatgtactgtctggtgcctgtggtctgcaaccgggagacagagttatttggattctgcccaggatcccggagtggtggctgctgaatgtggcttgcatgcgaacag gaactgtcccgattcctggcaggcagcagctgacagcaaaggacattctccatggactacagaaatcaaaggcaaagtgtgtcatcactgatggttctgtggcaccagctgtgggctcaggtgggcctgaatggcagtctctgaaagccaagctgcttgtatcagagggccacagagaaggatggctgaacttcagagagctcctgaa gcatgctccttctgatcaccactgcgtgaccacaaagcgtcaagacccgatggccatctattttaccagtggaactacgggggctccaaaaaggactgcacattcccacagcagctatggcattggcctcacagtaagtggaag gtactggctggacttgactccttcagatatattttggaatacatcagacacgggctgggcaaagtcaggttggagcagcattttttccccatggattcaaggggcctgtgtctttgcacataagatgccccgcttcgacccaagcattgtctttgag agtctgtcaagatttcccataacagtcttctgttctgctccaactgcctatcgaatgttggtgcaacatagactgtccag ctacaaattcagaagcctgcggcactgtgtgagtgccggggagccaatcaaccctgaagtgatgggagaatgggaagagcacactgggctggatattcacgaaggctacggacagacagaaaccgtatgttcagacactttgcagctacagcaataa